Within the Solwaraspora sp. WMMA2056 genome, the region GGCATGGTCGGCAACCTCCCCGTCAAGATCAACCCACACTTCGGCCTGCGGTACGCCGACGGGCACGCCGAAGCGGTCCGGATCCACTTCGACGATCAGCCACCGAGCCCCGACGCGTACACCGCGACCCTGCACCTGATGGCCCGGCACATGGACCAGGTGCTGCCGCGTGCCGAGCCGGTCCTGGTCGACCTGCGACGCGGCACCACGTTCCGGCGTCCGGATGTCACCTCCCGCCCCGACCAGGTGGAGCGCTGGCTGGCCGGTGAGGCCGCCGCATTCACCGCGATCTGGTCCACCACCGCCTGAGTCGTCCAGGCAACCATCGCCCCTTGATGCGATCACGGGTGCGCCGAGGGCACGCCGCCACGTGCGGCGTATCCTCGGGCACCGGTGAACCTGTGGACCGAACTTCGCGCCGGTGCCGTCCTGTTCGAGGACGACACCGCCCTGGTGCTGAACAAGCCTCCCGGCGTGTCGGTGATGGGCGAGCGGCACGGCACCGACCTGGCCCGCCTCGCCGAGGAGGCCGGTGAGCCGGTCTTCCCGGTGCACCGCATCGACAAGAACACCTCCGGGGCGATCCTGTTCGCCAAGGAGCTGGCCCATCACGGCGACCTGACCCGGCAGTTCAACCGCCGTACCGTGGAAAAGGTCTATCTGGCCGTGGTCGCCGCCGCCGACGTCGGCTCCGCCACCGATGCCGCTCGCGCGGCGCTGCCCGAGGTCGGCGTGGTCGACCTGCCGCTGAGCGTCGGCCGCAAGAACCGGGTCCGGGTCGCCGGCAACCGCGCCGACATCGGCTTCGACGCCACCACCGCACGCTGGTCGCTCCCCGCCGGGGCCGAGTTCGACCACGTCAAGACCTATCCGTCGCAGAGCCGGCTGACCGACGTCACCGCCGGGTCCGACGGGGTCACCACCGGATCCGGTACGCCGGCAACCGACGCCGGTACGGCGGACCCGGCCGACGCCACGCACCGGCTGCTCGCCGTCGCGCCGCTCACCGGCCGACGCCACCAGATCCGGGTGCACCTGGCCTGGATCGGGCACCCGATCGTCGGTGACCCGCTGTTCGACCGTACGGCCGCCGCCAATGGGTTACGCACGTATCTGCACGCCTGGCGGCTCGGCTTCGACACCGCCGACGGCAACCGGGTCGACGTGACGGCCACCCCCGACGCCGACTTCTGGCAGCCGCTGCCCACCGGCGCACCATCGGTCGCGGAGCTGGACGCGGCGTACCGGCGGCTCCGCGCCCAGGGCTGACCCGGACTCGGAGCTGAACTCGGGTATCAGACCAGATGATCGAGACCGTTGAGCTGCACGACCGTACGGTTGTGGAAGTAGTCGTCTTCGCGCAGCAGGGTGATGCCTCCGGGAGAGAAGCGGAAACTCGCCAGACCTGCTGAGTCGATCGGCACGCCGATCCAGGCCGTGACCAGGAAGGTGGCCGTGCCTCCGTGGGTCACCACGACCTGCTGGTCTGCTCCTGAGTGCACTATGCGCTCAAGCGCGGCGTAGGCCCGCACAGCCAGGTCCCATCTCGTCTCAGCGCCGGAGATCCCCTCGTCGTGACGCATCCGTTCCCCCACGACGGGCGGTGCAATGAAGCGTTCGTCCAGCCACGCCTGCGGACGCCCACCAGCCTCGCCGTAGAACTTCTCACGCAGGTCGGCGTCGAGCTGCACCTAGACCCCGAGCCGCTTCCCGACTACCTCAGCGGTGCGCCGGGCGCGCAGCAGGTCGGACGAGCGCACCTCGACGGCGGCATCGGCCGCCAACCGCCCGGCGAGCGCCTGCGCGATCCGCTCGGCCTGGGCAGCGCTGCGCTCAGTCAGGTCGGAATCGAACCACCCACCGACCCCAGTCCGTCGACGTGGTGCGTCGCCTCCTGCACCTCACCCATTGAGCCGAACATGATCAGGTGAGGCTCATCCACGTAAATCGTCGATGATGACGTGGATGAGCCTCACCTGATCATCAAACGCGACTGGTGGTCCGGTCAGGCGGCAACGGTGGGACGCTTGGTCGAGGCGACGAAGCTGGACCAGGCCGACGGGGCGAAAGTCAACGTCCCGCCGGCACGGTCCTTGGTGTCCCGGACGAGGACCCGGCCGGGGAGATTGTCGGCGACCTCGACACAGGCGCCGCCGTTGCTGCCGCTACGGGTGGAGGTGCGCCACACTGGCTCGCTCATGCTCATCGATCACCTTCAGGATGAGGTCACGGGACTGGTCACAGGGTAGTGCCCGCGCGCAGATCATCTCCCAGGCGAGCACCAGATGGCGGAGCTTGTCCGCGGTCTCGCAGACCCGCCCCGCAGTCTGGTCTTCAATGTACGCCGCCGTCCCACCGTCGGGCAGGGTCGCCAAGACGAACGCCCCGGTCAGGCCCGGATGCAGCCCGGCGGAGAAGGGCAGGACCCGGACGTGCACGGTCTGCCGATGGCCGATGTCGACCAGATGTTCCAACTGGTCCTTCATGATCGTCGGCGGGCCGATCCGCAGCGCGGCCTCGCCGATGATCGCGGTCAGCGGCACCGGGTGCGGGTGCGCCCGTTCCAGGGCCGCCGCCTGCCGCTCCAGCCGCTCCCGGGTCATCTCCTCGACCTGCACCTCGGTGTGCGTCCCGGCGGCAATCACCTCCCGGGCGTACGCCTCGGTCTGCAACAGGCCCGGAATCAGCGAATGCTCGAACCAGCGCAGCTGCACCGCGCGGGACTCGTTGAGCTTCCACGGCCGCATCCACGGGGCGACCGCCTCGTCGCGGGCCCGCGCGGCCTGATCCCGCAGCTCGGTGCCGGTGCCGAGCACCCGGTCCAGGTTGACCGCCACGTCGTCCGGTGGCAGCGACCGCCCGGTCTCGTAGTGACCGATCTGCGAACCGGTCACGTGCACCTGCGAGCCGAGAGCGTCCTGCGACAGCCCTTTCTCGGTCCGCCGCAACCGCAGGGTGTGCCGAAACTCATTCATGATCGCCATTCACGTCTCCCCCAGCGAGATCTGTAGTGACCCTATTACAACCCCACACATACCCGAACGGGCGGCGGATGGTCCAGGGTGGAAATCAGACCCGGAGGGGACGGTCGGCAAACTTACCCCTCCGGGTCTTCCGAATCGCACTCTCCACGTAGGGGGAACAGTGCCAAGGAACGACGGAATCGGCGGGACACCCCAGCTCGCCCGGTACACCTCGATCGGTACGCCACGCAATGTCGACCCGACCCCGAACCGGCCTCCGCTGCCCAGGCGTACCCCTGGGCAGACCGACCCCGACCGCGACTGGCCGTTCCAGCTCGCCGGCGCCCCGCCACGCTCTCCCGCGTTGGAGGCGGCGATCCGGCAGGCCAACGAGACCGCCCGGACCCACATCCCGAACCGGACCACCGGCGAGTGCCACCGGTGCGGCGGGGTGGTCGCACCGTGCCGGCCGTCACTGCGGGCGCTCGCCATCCTCGACCGGTGGGACCCTGGCTCGGCGCGGCGCGTCCGGGCGGTGCTGCACCTGTCCGGGCTGATGCCCGCCGACCACCCGAGCGACGACACCGACGCATGAGCACGGGCGCAGGAGCGAGCGACGGAGCGCTCCGAGACCATCACTGACCGGTACGGTCGCTGGCATGTCGGGCACGCAGTTGTACGACTCCATCGGGGCCGGTTACACCGTGACGCGGCGGACCGAGCCACGGATCGCCGCACAGGTCTGGGCGTCGCTCGGCGATGCGCGGACGGTGTTGAACGTCGGGGCCGGCACCGGCTCCTACGAGCCCACCGACCGGGCCGTCACCGCAGTGGAGCCATCGGCGCTGATGCGGGCACAGCGTCCCGCAGGTGCGGCACCCTGCGTGGCCGCTACCGCCGAGCGCCTTCCGTTCGCGGACCGGTCCTTCGACGCGGCGATGGCGTTCGCCACCATCCATCACTGGCCGGACCCGATCGCCGGACTGCGCGAGCTGCGACGGGTGGCCCGCCGGGTGGTGGTCTTCACCCACGACACCAGCGAATCCGGCTGGCACCGTCGCTTCTGGCTGATCCGCGACTATCTGCCGGAGGTCGCCGGTTTTCTCGTCGGCCGGCCGTCCATCACCGAGCTGGCCGACACGATCGGGGCACGCGCGGAACCGGTGCTCGTTCCATGGGACTGTGCCGACGGCTTCTTCGAGGCCTACTGGCGCCGCCCCGAGGCATACCTCGACGAGCAGGTCCGTCGGGGAACCTCCGTCTGGGGCAGAGTCGGGCCCGAGGTCGAGCAGCGGGCAGTACGCGACCTGCGTGCCGACCTTGCCTCAGGTCGGTGGGCCGACCGCAACCGTGACCTGACCGCGCTCGACGCCGCTGAGCTTGGTCTCCGCCTGCTCGTCACCTGACTCCCGGTCCAGCTGGCTGGAACTCGGCTGCAGCGGACCGCGCGTGCAGGCGGGTGTCACCGGATCCGCTGTGGCGGACCGGGTGACACCCGTCTGGCCGGGGTGGGAGTCAGCCGGAACTCGTACGCCGCGTCGTCGGTGCCCTCCGCGTGGTCGTACCGTCGGATCTCGGTGGTGTACCAGCCCGGTGGCACGCTCACGCGGCGGTGTCGCGGATGGCCCGGCGTCCAGCGGGTGAGGTAGCCAGCGCCGCAGAGCAGCAGGGAGCCGGTCTCCGTGCCCAGGACCCCGCCTGGCGAGGAAAGGGCAGGTGCGGGCCACGGCGCAGGATCCCCGACGTGCCGCACCAGTACGGTGTAGTACCCGGCGTCCACACCCATCAGCGGGATCGCGATGCCTGCCCGGACGACCGCGTCACCTGCATCGGTGGTGGTGAACAGCTCCAGCAGGTCGCGGCCCGCACTGTCGGCACCGAGGTGCCGGTCGAGGCGTGCGGGGTCGAGCAGCACGAACCCGTGAGCCTCGGGAAAGCAGCCGATGAGGCGGACGGCCGGAAAAGCCATGGCGTCGACGCTACCTGCGCTCCAGCAGATCCACGCTCCCCAGCACCGGCTGGCGTGGGCCGCTACACTGGCCGACAGCGCGTCGGGGATCGCGCCGAGACTCGCCGGAAGGTTCGAAGCCACCCCAGGTCCGAGGTTCGAGCGACGGACACCGCAGCTCTGAATCCGCCCGTGCGAGTCCGGGTCACAGAGCGAGGTTCCCATGAAGACGCTCCCCGACAACCCACACCTGCACCACCTGCGGCAGCAGGCCAAGGAACTGTTGGCCGGGCTGCGTGAGGTCGATCCGACCGTGACCCTGGCCGACGCGCAGACGACGCTGGCCGGTCAGTACGGCTTCCGTACCTGGCCGGAGCTCAAGGCCGAGGTCGACCGGATGCACGGGCGGGCCGACACGGCCGATCCGTCCCTCGCCCGGGCGGTCGCCGACCGGTTCGGCCTCGGCACCGTCGTCGGCCCGATGCGCTCGCTGGCCCGCCCGGACGACATCGGCCGCCGCTGGTCGATCACCACCGACCGGGGACGCTTCACCGTCCGTACGATGGACACCTGGCTGCCGATCGTCGACGCCGACACCGACGTCGCCCTGCAGCTGGCCGCCGCAGCGGCCGGTGGGCTGCTGCCGACCCCGGTACGCAGCCGCGACGGCAACATCGTCGAGTCCGTAGGTGGTCACCGCTGGCGGGCGTACCGGGATCTGCCGGCCGGGCCGCCGCTCGCGGCCCCGGTGAGTGCGGTGGTCGCCGGTGCGGCCGGCGACGTGCTCGCCACGCTGCACGGCCTGGCGTTGCCGGTCGACCGGGTCAGCCCGTGGCACGCCAGACGCCTCGGCCCGGCCAGTTGGGCCGGGCTGTCTGGCACCGCGACCGCCCGGCAGGCGCCCTGGGCCGGTCAGCTGGCGGCGGCGGTGCCGGCCCTGGAGGACCTGGCGGCGATCGGCCGCGACGTGCCCGTGCCGGATCCGGTGCTGACCCACAACACGTTCGGGCCGGCGCAGACCCGGCTCGCCCCCGACGGTCGCCTCGTCGTCGTCGGCTGGGAACACGCCGGTGGCCAGCCGCCGGCCTGGGAGTTGGCGAACGCCCTGCTGGACTGGGCAGTCGCCCCGCACAGTCGGGTCGACGCCGTCGGTGCGCGGGCGCTGATCGACGGCTACCGGCAGCGGGCCGGGGGCGCACCGACGCTGTGCCTGGCCGATTTCCGGGGCGCGGCGACCGGTCTGATCAACTACGTCTGCGAGCAGGTCGAGGCGGCGTTGGCGGCGGGGACGGCCGAAGATCGGCGGTACGCCGACCGCAGCGTCCACCACCTGCTGACGCACCTGCCGACCCGTACCACCCTGGAGCGCCTGCTCGACGCGGTGACCTGAACCCGGGACAGGTGGCCTGCACCAGAGACAGGCGGCCGGAAACCCGGGCGACCGGGCCGGGAGCGGCGGGTATCGTGGTCAACGCCATGAACCCGCCCTCCCCTGCGCCGAACCCCGCTGGCCTGCTCACACTCCTCCCCGAGTTGACTCTTCGTGACGAGCAGCGGCTGCGCCGGCGCCTCGACGGGGTGCGCAAGGTGCGGGATCCGCAGGCCCGGCAGGCCGCGCTGGGCGAGATCGCCGCCTCGATCGCGGCGGCGCAGCAGGCGGTGCAGCGACGGCGGGACGCGGTGCCGCAGGTCAGCTACCCCGCCGGGTTGCCGGTCAGCGAACGCGCCGACGACATCGCGGCGGCGATCCGCGACCACCAGGTGGTGATCGTGGCCGGTGAGACCGGCTCGGGCAAGACCACCCAGATCCCGAAGATCTGCCTGGAGCTGGGTCGTGGGGTGCGCGGGCTGATCGGGCACACCCAGCCGCGCCGGCTGGCCGCCCGCACCGTCGCCGACCGGATCGCCGAGGAGCTCGGCATCACGCTGGGCGACGTGGTCGGCTACAAGGTCCGGTTCAACGATCAGGTCGGCGGCCAGACCCTGGTGAAGTTGATGACCGACGGGATCCTGCTGGCCGAGCTGCAGCACGACAAGATGCTGCGCCAGTACGACACGTTGATCATCGACGAGGCGCACGAGCGCAGCCTGAACATCGACTTCATCCTCGGCTACCTCAAGCAGTTGCTGCCCCGCCGCCCCGACCTCAAAGTGGTCATCACGTCGGCGACGATCGACCCGCAGCGCTTCGCCGACCATTTCAGCGAGCCGGGCCGGCCGCCGGTGCCGATGGTCGAGGTGTCGGGGCGGACCTATCCGGTGGAGGTGCGGTACCGGCCGCTGCTGCGGGAGACCGTCGACCCGGACGACCCGGACGCCACCCCGGGCACGGTGACGCTCGACCAGGTCGACGGGATCAGCGCGGCGGTGGAGGAGCTCGCCGACGAGGGCCCCGGCGACATCCTGGTCTTCCTCAGCGGCGAACGGGAGATCCGCGACGCCGCCGACGCGCTGGGCAAGCTGGTCGCCAACCGGCCCCGGCTGCGCGACACCGAGATCCTGCCGCTGTACGCCCGGTTGTCCGCCGCCGAGCAGCACCGGATCTTCCAGCCACATCCGGGTCGGCGGGTGGTGTTGGCGACCAACGTCGCCGAGACGTCGCTGACCGTGCCGGGCATCAAGTACGTCATCGACCCGGGTACGGCGCGGATCTCCCGCTACAGCAACCGGTTGAAGGTGCAGCGGCTGCCGATCGAGCCGGTGTCGCAGGCGTCGGCCAACCAGCGTAAGGGCCGCTGCGGGCGTACCTCCGACGGGATCTGCATCCGGCTGTACGACGAGGCCGACTTCGAGTCCAGGCCGGAGTTCACCGATCCGGAGATCCTGCGGACCAACCTGGCCTCGGTGATCCTGCAGATGACCGCGATCGGGTTGGGTGACATCGCCGCGTTCCCGTTCGTGGAGCCGCCGGACCGCCGGCAGATCACCGACGGCGTCGCGCTGCTGCACGAGCTGGGCGCGATCGAGCCGCCCGCGCCGGGCCTGCCGCCCCGGTTGAC harbors:
- a CDS encoding RluA family pseudouridine synthase, whose protein sequence is MNLWTELRAGAVLFEDDTALVLNKPPGVSVMGERHGTDLARLAEEAGEPVFPVHRIDKNTSGAILFAKELAHHGDLTRQFNRRTVEKVYLAVVAAADVGSATDAARAALPEVGVVDLPLSVGRKNRVRVAGNRADIGFDATTARWSLPAGAEFDHVKTYPSQSRLTDVTAGSDGVTTGSGTPATDAGTADPADATHRLLAVAPLTGRRHQIRVHLAWIGHPIVGDPLFDRTAAANGLRTYLHAWRLGFDTADGNRVDVTATPDADFWQPLPTGAPSVAELDAAYRRLRAQG
- a CDS encoding DUF397 domain-containing protein — encoded protein: MSMSEPVWRTSTRSGSNGGACVEVADNLPGRVLVRDTKDRAGGTLTFAPSAWSSFVASTKRPTVAA
- a CDS encoding helix-turn-helix transcriptional regulator — its product is MAIMNEFRHTLRLRRTEKGLSQDALGSQVHVTGSQIGHYETGRSLPPDDVAVNLDRVLGTGTELRDQAARARDEAVAPWMRPWKLNESRAVQLRWFEHSLIPGLLQTEAYAREVIAAGTHTEVQVEEMTRERLERQAAALERAHPHPVPLTAIIGEAALRIGPPTIMKDQLEHLVDIGHRQTVHVRVLPFSAGLHPGLTGAFVLATLPDGGTAAYIEDQTAGRVCETADKLRHLVLAWEMICARALPCDQSRDLILKVIDEHERASVAHLHP
- a CDS encoding phosphotransferase; the protein is MKTLPDNPHLHHLRQQAKELLAGLREVDPTVTLADAQTTLAGQYGFRTWPELKAEVDRMHGRADTADPSLARAVADRFGLGTVVGPMRSLARPDDIGRRWSITTDRGRFTVRTMDTWLPIVDADTDVALQLAAAAAGGLLPTPVRSRDGNIVESVGGHRWRAYRDLPAGPPLAAPVSAVVAGAAGDVLATLHGLALPVDRVSPWHARRLGPASWAGLSGTATARQAPWAGQLAAAVPALEDLAAIGRDVPVPDPVLTHNTFGPAQTRLAPDGRLVVVGWEHAGGQPPAWELANALLDWAVAPHSRVDAVGARALIDGYRQRAGGAPTLCLADFRGAATGLINYVCEQVEAALAAGTAEDRRYADRSVHHLLTHLPTRTTLERLLDAVT